One Oncorhynchus gorbuscha isolate QuinsamMale2020 ecotype Even-year unplaced genomic scaffold, OgorEven_v1.0 Un_scaffold_362:::fragment_2:::debris, whole genome shotgun sequence DNA segment encodes these proteins:
- the nrde2 gene encoding nuclear exosome regulator NRDE2 isoform X1 codes for MALFPAFAGLSNTKAEIAPKELEWLNNQSFRTDDALSLHQRATEKDNETQSAESSRHVIPEREDKNDVQSNKKKKKEKKKKKKKKHKKKSGEPSPASSGSDSDTIYPSDLLKKAESTPPSEAVQFQVEGSFVWLDDLQTPTDQPFCVDRRADRANWEYKSLYRGDIARYKRKGSSSLGLNLRSQAVSWAESGPEKKRVDRRQRPNRYFSPTVRQLLMSDGKPTLPRPPPEDTTTTTLSFIPVPSCLEAEAEGGGSAKGQGSWVNPLGVYDSSTSLWLQGKGKLEHGKAEEQPSTPRDNAAVMLAERVEDFNRRLRETPTDTHTWLQFVLFQDEVAGAPGVFADISENESERRKRSVRATLEKKVAILDRAVENNPSCVELKLERLRLCRELWEPAALLKEWKKLVFLHPNSAPLWRKYLLFMQSHFSTFSVSKVNTVYGKCLSTLAAVQDGSMVSHQMLPGTDEHMLAIFLQQCHFLRQAGHSEKAVCLFQGLLDFTFFKPDTVKDLPTRQQVEFFEPFWDSGEPRVGERGASGWRAWMTQQERGGWLQPSEQDDGDEEDQEELEVKDKTWPKWRIWLDVETSREAIHWLPWRPDKTKGQSVEDCEDPDRQVLFDDIGPSMIRLVRPDLQLCLLLSFLHFLGLPADTSCYSAPSCSLLLDDQALLGDVHHPDSPLTSYALPVPGVSPVGHMTSLQGARRGVGLCKQGEEFVDNVFQMVLPLFSAQERAVLSLHWIQYEKLKVLRCVRGRNKKRVKSQGKRSKRLAKRLLKEPENRGRLSLWREYAHLEWLLGNLDEAHKVFDTALGLGVAGGLADPALCDLCLLYAQLEVEEAWRRDLGGAGMTVTTAMSSPAVYILTKLAEGSSYAPFLGQLAPVAVLKARKAYEQAVVSSLPGQEEGAAGQGQSKSRQVKGLVGCYALFQYLTVGVDAADAVYNLARKRLEQHSSMSAQESASSEVMCDIQTLSSVSECEALAVQQVALLRYHTSTNVYPLSHIRLALTSALAHFASSTSLWQLYVQVENRYHSAGRARRFFHSVTKASTSVVPRLFAISAEEQRKQLVDSVQRSDCCGDTVSSLPENGLSNRIRSLFENAIATEHGVHCPLLWRMYMNFLVKKDASLKH; via the exons ATGGCACTATTTCCAGCTTTTGCAGGATTATCAAATACAAAAGCTGAGATTGCACCTAAAG aaCTAGAATGGCTGAACAATCAAAGTTTCCGCACTGATGacgctctctctcttcaccaacGAGCCACGGAGAAAGACAACGAAACACAATCGGCAGAATCAAG CAGACACGTTATACCAGAGAGGGAGGATAAGAATGATGTCCAATCCaacaagaagaaaaagaaggagaagaagaagaagaaaaagaagaagcaCAAGAAGAAGAGTGGAGAACCCTCTCCAGCAAGCAGTGGCTCAGATTCGGATACTATCTACCCCAGTGACCTCCTAAAAAAGGCTGAGAGTACTCCTCCCAG TGAGGCGGTTCAGTTTCAGGTGGAGGGGTCTTTTGTGTGGTTGGATGACCTCCAGACCCCCACCGATCAGCCCTTCTGCGTGGACAGGAGAGCAGACCGTGCCAACTGGGAGTACAAATCACTTTACAGAGGAGATATCGCTAG GTACAAAAGGAAAGGCTCTTCCTCTCTGGGTTTGAACCTGCGGTCTCAGGCCGTGAGCTGGGCTGAGTCTGgcccagagaagaagagagtggacaggagacagagacccAACCGCTACTTCTCCCCCACCGTCCGCCAGCTGCTGATGTCTGATGGCAAACCCACGTTGCCCAGACCTCCACCAGAggacaccacaaccaccactttATCCTTCATCCCTGTTCCCTCCTGTCTGGAAGCTGAGGCAGAGGGGGGTGGCTCTGCCAAAGGCCAGGGCTCCTGGGTCAACCCCCTGGGGGTGTATGACTCCTCCACATCCCTGTGGCTCCAGGGGAAGGGGAAGTTGGAGCATGGCAAGGCAGAGGAACAACCTTCTACTCCCAGGGACAATGCTGCCGTCATGCTGGCTGAACGGGTGGAGGACTTCAATAGGAGGCTGAGGGAaacccccacagacacacacacctggcttcAGTTTGTCCTCTTCCAG GACGAGGTAGCTGGGGCGCCTGGGGTGTTTGCTGACATCTCTGAGAACGAGAGCGAGCGGCGGAAGAGGTCAGTGCGCGCCACGCTGGAGAAGAAGGTAGCCATTTTGGATCGAGCAGTGGAGAATAACCCGAGCTGCGTGGAACTGAAGCTGGAGCGACTGCGGCTCTGTAGGGAGCTGTGGGAGCCGGCAGCCCTGCTGAAGGAGTGGAAAAAGCTGGTGTTCCTGCACCCCAACAGTGCCCCCCTGTGGAGGAAGTACCTGCTGTTCATGCAGAGCCACTTCAGTACCTTCTCCGTGTCAAAGGTCAACACGGTATACGGGAAGTGTCTGAGCACGCTGGCGGCGGTGCAGGATGGGAGCATGGTTTCTCACCAGATGCTGCCGGGTACTGATGAACACATGCTGG ccATCTTCCTCCAGCAGTGTCATTTCCTCAGGCAGGCTGGCCACTCAGAGaaagctgtgtgtctgttccagggcctACTGGACTTCACCTTCTTCAAGCCAGACACTGTCAAGGACCTACCCACCagacaacag GTGGAGTTCTTTGAGCCATTCTGGGACAGTGGGGAGCCCCGTGTCGGGGAGAGAGGGGCCAGTGGATGGAGAGCCTGGATGACccagcaggagagagggggctggcTCCAACCCAGTGAACAAG ATGATGGAGATGAAGAAGATCAGGAGGAATTGGAGGTGAAGGATAAAACCTGGCCCAAGTGGAGGATCTGGTTGGATGTGGAGACGTCACGCGAAGCCATCCATTGGCTGCCATGGAGGCCGGACAAAACCAAGGGCCAATCGGTGGAGGACTGTGAGGACCCGGACCGACAG GTGCTGTTTGATGACATTGGGCCGTCTATGATCCGGCTGGTCCGCCCAGACCTCCAGCTATGTCTTCTTCTGTCCTTCCTGCACTTCCTGGGTCTGCCTGCTGACACTTCCTGTTACAGCGCCCCCTCCTGTAGCCTGCTGCTGGATGATCAGGCTCTACTGGGGGATGTTCACCATCCTGACTCACCACTGACCTCTTATGCCCTCCCTGTTCCTGGGGTCAGCCCCGTGGGTCACATGACCTCCCTGCAGGGTGCCAGGAGGGGGGTGGGGCTGTGTAAGCAGGGGGAGGAGTTTGTAGACAACGTGTTCCAGATGGTTCTGCCTCTGTTCTCTGCTCAGGAGAGAGCTGTCCTCTCACTACACTGGATCCAGTATGAGAAGCTCAAG GTGCTGAGGTGCGTGCGCGGCAGGAACAAGAAGCGTGTGAAATCCCAGGGGAAGAGGAGCAAGCGCCTGGCCAAGCGCCTGCTGAAGGAGCCAGAGAACCGGGGCCGCCTCAGCCTGTGGAGGGAGTACGCCCACCTGGAGTGGCTGCTAGGGAATTTGGACGAGGCCCACAAGGTGTTCGACACAGCCCTGGGACTGGGCGTGGCAGGAGGGCTGGCAGACCCTGCCCTGTGTGACCTCTGCCTGCTCTACGCCCAGCTGGAGGTGGAGGAGGCCTGGCGAAGGGATCTGGGCGGGGCAGGGATGACTGTTACGACCGCCATGTCTTCACCAGCGGTCTATATCCTCACCAAGCTAGCAGAGGGTAGTTCGTATGCCCCCTTCTTGGGACAGTTGGCTCCAGTGGCCGTGCTGAAGGCCAGGAAGGCCTATGAGCAGGCTGTGGTGAGCTCCCTGCCTGGGCAGGAGGAGGGGGCCGCGGGGCAGGGGCAATCCAAGTCCAGGCAGGTCAAAGGTCTGGTGGGGTGTTACGCCCTATTCCAGTACCTGACTGTGGGGGTTGATGCTGCTGATGCTGTCTACAACCTGGCCAGAAAGAGGCTGGAGCAACACTCCAGTATGTCAGCCCAGGAGTCAGCTAGCAGTGAAGTTATGTGTGAcatacagacactgagctctgtctCAGAGTGTGAGGCCCTGGCTGTCCAGCAGGTGGCGCTACTGCGCTACCACACCAGCACCAACGTGTACCCACTTAGCCATATCAGACTGGCGCTGACCTCGGCCCTGGCCCACTTTGCCTCCAGCACTTCTCTGTGGCAGTTGTATGTGCAGGTGGAGAACCGCTACCATAGCGCTGGCAGGGCTCGCCGCTTCTTCCACAGCGTGACCAAGGCTAGTACCAGTGTCGTGCCACGCCTGTTCGCAATCAGCGCAGAGGAGCAAAGGAAGCAGCTAGTGGACTCTGTTCAGAG GTCTGATTGCTGTGGTGACACGGTCTCCAGCCTGCCAGAGAACGGCCTGAGCAACCGTATCCGCTCGCTGTTTGAGAATGCCATAGCAACAGAGCATGGGGTCCACTGTCCGTTGCTGTGGAGGATGTACATGAACTTCCTGGTAAAAAAAGACGCCTCTTTAAAACATTAA
- the nrde2 gene encoding nuclear exosome regulator NRDE2 isoform X2, translated as MALFPAFAGLSNTKAEIAPKELEWLNNQSFRTDDALSLHQRATEKDNETQSAESRHVIPEREDKNDVQSNKKKKKEKKKKKKKKHKKKSGEPSPASSGSDSDTIYPSDLLKKAESTPPSEAVQFQVEGSFVWLDDLQTPTDQPFCVDRRADRANWEYKSLYRGDIARYKRKGSSSLGLNLRSQAVSWAESGPEKKRVDRRQRPNRYFSPTVRQLLMSDGKPTLPRPPPEDTTTTTLSFIPVPSCLEAEAEGGGSAKGQGSWVNPLGVYDSSTSLWLQGKGKLEHGKAEEQPSTPRDNAAVMLAERVEDFNRRLRETPTDTHTWLQFVLFQDEVAGAPGVFADISENESERRKRSVRATLEKKVAILDRAVENNPSCVELKLERLRLCRELWEPAALLKEWKKLVFLHPNSAPLWRKYLLFMQSHFSTFSVSKVNTVYGKCLSTLAAVQDGSMVSHQMLPGTDEHMLAIFLQQCHFLRQAGHSEKAVCLFQGLLDFTFFKPDTVKDLPTRQQVEFFEPFWDSGEPRVGERGASGWRAWMTQQERGGWLQPSEQDDGDEEDQEELEVKDKTWPKWRIWLDVETSREAIHWLPWRPDKTKGQSVEDCEDPDRQVLFDDIGPSMIRLVRPDLQLCLLLSFLHFLGLPADTSCYSAPSCSLLLDDQALLGDVHHPDSPLTSYALPVPGVSPVGHMTSLQGARRGVGLCKQGEEFVDNVFQMVLPLFSAQERAVLSLHWIQYEKLKVLRCVRGRNKKRVKSQGKRSKRLAKRLLKEPENRGRLSLWREYAHLEWLLGNLDEAHKVFDTALGLGVAGGLADPALCDLCLLYAQLEVEEAWRRDLGGAGMTVTTAMSSPAVYILTKLAEGSSYAPFLGQLAPVAVLKARKAYEQAVVSSLPGQEEGAAGQGQSKSRQVKGLVGCYALFQYLTVGVDAADAVYNLARKRLEQHSSMSAQESASSEVMCDIQTLSSVSECEALAVQQVALLRYHTSTNVYPLSHIRLALTSALAHFASSTSLWQLYVQVENRYHSAGRARRFFHSVTKASTSVVPRLFAISAEEQRKQLVDSVQRSDCCGDTVSSLPENGLSNRIRSLFENAIATEHGVHCPLLWRMYMNFLVKKDASLKH; from the exons ATGGCACTATTTCCAGCTTTTGCAGGATTATCAAATACAAAAGCTGAGATTGCACCTAAAG aaCTAGAATGGCTGAACAATCAAAGTTTCCGCACTGATGacgctctctctcttcaccaacGAGCCACGGAGAAAGACAACGAAACACAATCGGCAGAATCAAG ACACGTTATACCAGAGAGGGAGGATAAGAATGATGTCCAATCCaacaagaagaaaaagaaggagaagaagaagaagaaaaagaagaagcaCAAGAAGAAGAGTGGAGAACCCTCTCCAGCAAGCAGTGGCTCAGATTCGGATACTATCTACCCCAGTGACCTCCTAAAAAAGGCTGAGAGTACTCCTCCCAG TGAGGCGGTTCAGTTTCAGGTGGAGGGGTCTTTTGTGTGGTTGGATGACCTCCAGACCCCCACCGATCAGCCCTTCTGCGTGGACAGGAGAGCAGACCGTGCCAACTGGGAGTACAAATCACTTTACAGAGGAGATATCGCTAG GTACAAAAGGAAAGGCTCTTCCTCTCTGGGTTTGAACCTGCGGTCTCAGGCCGTGAGCTGGGCTGAGTCTGgcccagagaagaagagagtggacaggagacagagacccAACCGCTACTTCTCCCCCACCGTCCGCCAGCTGCTGATGTCTGATGGCAAACCCACGTTGCCCAGACCTCCACCAGAggacaccacaaccaccactttATCCTTCATCCCTGTTCCCTCCTGTCTGGAAGCTGAGGCAGAGGGGGGTGGCTCTGCCAAAGGCCAGGGCTCCTGGGTCAACCCCCTGGGGGTGTATGACTCCTCCACATCCCTGTGGCTCCAGGGGAAGGGGAAGTTGGAGCATGGCAAGGCAGAGGAACAACCTTCTACTCCCAGGGACAATGCTGCCGTCATGCTGGCTGAACGGGTGGAGGACTTCAATAGGAGGCTGAGGGAaacccccacagacacacacacctggcttcAGTTTGTCCTCTTCCAG GACGAGGTAGCTGGGGCGCCTGGGGTGTTTGCTGACATCTCTGAGAACGAGAGCGAGCGGCGGAAGAGGTCAGTGCGCGCCACGCTGGAGAAGAAGGTAGCCATTTTGGATCGAGCAGTGGAGAATAACCCGAGCTGCGTGGAACTGAAGCTGGAGCGACTGCGGCTCTGTAGGGAGCTGTGGGAGCCGGCAGCCCTGCTGAAGGAGTGGAAAAAGCTGGTGTTCCTGCACCCCAACAGTGCCCCCCTGTGGAGGAAGTACCTGCTGTTCATGCAGAGCCACTTCAGTACCTTCTCCGTGTCAAAGGTCAACACGGTATACGGGAAGTGTCTGAGCACGCTGGCGGCGGTGCAGGATGGGAGCATGGTTTCTCACCAGATGCTGCCGGGTACTGATGAACACATGCTGG ccATCTTCCTCCAGCAGTGTCATTTCCTCAGGCAGGCTGGCCACTCAGAGaaagctgtgtgtctgttccagggcctACTGGACTTCACCTTCTTCAAGCCAGACACTGTCAAGGACCTACCCACCagacaacag GTGGAGTTCTTTGAGCCATTCTGGGACAGTGGGGAGCCCCGTGTCGGGGAGAGAGGGGCCAGTGGATGGAGAGCCTGGATGACccagcaggagagagggggctggcTCCAACCCAGTGAACAAG ATGATGGAGATGAAGAAGATCAGGAGGAATTGGAGGTGAAGGATAAAACCTGGCCCAAGTGGAGGATCTGGTTGGATGTGGAGACGTCACGCGAAGCCATCCATTGGCTGCCATGGAGGCCGGACAAAACCAAGGGCCAATCGGTGGAGGACTGTGAGGACCCGGACCGACAG GTGCTGTTTGATGACATTGGGCCGTCTATGATCCGGCTGGTCCGCCCAGACCTCCAGCTATGTCTTCTTCTGTCCTTCCTGCACTTCCTGGGTCTGCCTGCTGACACTTCCTGTTACAGCGCCCCCTCCTGTAGCCTGCTGCTGGATGATCAGGCTCTACTGGGGGATGTTCACCATCCTGACTCACCACTGACCTCTTATGCCCTCCCTGTTCCTGGGGTCAGCCCCGTGGGTCACATGACCTCCCTGCAGGGTGCCAGGAGGGGGGTGGGGCTGTGTAAGCAGGGGGAGGAGTTTGTAGACAACGTGTTCCAGATGGTTCTGCCTCTGTTCTCTGCTCAGGAGAGAGCTGTCCTCTCACTACACTGGATCCAGTATGAGAAGCTCAAG GTGCTGAGGTGCGTGCGCGGCAGGAACAAGAAGCGTGTGAAATCCCAGGGGAAGAGGAGCAAGCGCCTGGCCAAGCGCCTGCTGAAGGAGCCAGAGAACCGGGGCCGCCTCAGCCTGTGGAGGGAGTACGCCCACCTGGAGTGGCTGCTAGGGAATTTGGACGAGGCCCACAAGGTGTTCGACACAGCCCTGGGACTGGGCGTGGCAGGAGGGCTGGCAGACCCTGCCCTGTGTGACCTCTGCCTGCTCTACGCCCAGCTGGAGGTGGAGGAGGCCTGGCGAAGGGATCTGGGCGGGGCAGGGATGACTGTTACGACCGCCATGTCTTCACCAGCGGTCTATATCCTCACCAAGCTAGCAGAGGGTAGTTCGTATGCCCCCTTCTTGGGACAGTTGGCTCCAGTGGCCGTGCTGAAGGCCAGGAAGGCCTATGAGCAGGCTGTGGTGAGCTCCCTGCCTGGGCAGGAGGAGGGGGCCGCGGGGCAGGGGCAATCCAAGTCCAGGCAGGTCAAAGGTCTGGTGGGGTGTTACGCCCTATTCCAGTACCTGACTGTGGGGGTTGATGCTGCTGATGCTGTCTACAACCTGGCCAGAAAGAGGCTGGAGCAACACTCCAGTATGTCAGCCCAGGAGTCAGCTAGCAGTGAAGTTATGTGTGAcatacagacactgagctctgtctCAGAGTGTGAGGCCCTGGCTGTCCAGCAGGTGGCGCTACTGCGCTACCACACCAGCACCAACGTGTACCCACTTAGCCATATCAGACTGGCGCTGACCTCGGCCCTGGCCCACTTTGCCTCCAGCACTTCTCTGTGGCAGTTGTATGTGCAGGTGGAGAACCGCTACCATAGCGCTGGCAGGGCTCGCCGCTTCTTCCACAGCGTGACCAAGGCTAGTACCAGTGTCGTGCCACGCCTGTTCGCAATCAGCGCAGAGGAGCAAAGGAAGCAGCTAGTGGACTCTGTTCAGAG GTCTGATTGCTGTGGTGACACGGTCTCCAGCCTGCCAGAGAACGGCCTGAGCAACCGTATCCGCTCGCTGTTTGAGAATGCCATAGCAACAGAGCATGGGGTCCACTGTCCGTTGCTGTGGAGGATGTACATGAACTTCCTGGTAAAAAAAGACGCCTCTTTAAAACATTAA
- the calm1a gene encoding calmodulin-1a codes for MADQLTEEQIAEFKEAFSLFDKDGDGTITTKELGTVMRSLGQNPTEAELQDMINEVDADGNGTIDFPEFLTMMARKMKDTDSEEEIREAFRVFDKDGNGYISAAELRHVMTNLGEKLTDEEVDEMIREADIDGDGQVNYEEFVQMMTAK; via the exons ATG gCTGACCAACTAACAGAGGAGCAGATTGCCG AGTTCAAGGAGGCATTCTCCTTGTTCGATAAGGACGGCGATGGCACCATCACAACCAAAGAGCTGGGCACTGTGATGAGGTCGCTGGGACAGAACCCCACAGAAGCTGAGCTGCAGGACATGATCAACGAGGTCGATGCTGATG gCAATGGAACCATTGACTTCCCAGAGTTCCTTACAATGATGGCCAGGAAAATGAAGGACACAGACAGCGAGGAGGAGATTCGTGAGGCGTTCCGGGTATTCGACAAG GATGGGAATGGTTACATCAGTGCAGCAGAGCTCCGTCATGTCATGACAAACCTGGGAGAGAAGTTAACAGACGAGGAGGTCGATGAGATGATCAGAGAAGCCGACATCGACGGAGACGGACAGGTCAACTATGAAG AATTTGTACAAATGATGACAGCAAAATGA